A genome region from Bradyrhizobium sp. WSM1417 includes the following:
- a CDS encoding trans-aconitate 2-methyltransferase has product MRRPSIAETLSLYLHRAKVVHAEFGFRELIGRVLRRLGFQDRAIAAWRKQKMEADVNFDQRFGTDTGGVQNLAGQGGIVGENAKHGLAHIATEPAQFSQIMQMLDLPLSEFTFVDLGCGKGRALILAAQFPFKAIIGVDFVPSFVEAARKNVSVAAAQGLRGDIQVLVGDAAQFVLPSGAALVYLYNPFDSHVVRKVALHLRASYESDRRPIFIVYSNPVHIHEFTSCGWQPVIQGSGWVAFNYLD; this is encoded by the coding sequence ATGAGGCGGCCGAGCATTGCGGAAACTCTATCACTCTATCTGCACCGCGCAAAGGTGGTGCATGCGGAGTTCGGCTTTCGGGAGTTAATCGGTCGCGTGCTTAGGCGACTGGGCTTCCAGGACCGGGCGATAGCTGCTTGGCGAAAGCAGAAGATGGAGGCAGACGTCAATTTTGACCAACGCTTTGGTACGGATACAGGAGGAGTGCAAAACCTCGCAGGCCAGGGTGGCATCGTTGGCGAGAATGCAAAGCATGGCCTTGCGCACATCGCGACCGAGCCAGCGCAATTCAGTCAGATAATGCAGATGCTTGATCTGCCGCTTTCAGAGTTCACTTTCGTCGATCTTGGCTGTGGCAAGGGCAGAGCCCTAATCCTTGCCGCACAATTTCCATTCAAGGCGATCATTGGAGTGGATTTCGTGCCGTCGTTCGTTGAAGCCGCTCGCAAGAACGTCAGTGTTGCAGCTGCCCAAGGACTACGAGGGGACATACAGGTCTTAGTCGGAGACGCAGCGCAGTTTGTTCTGCCTTCCGGGGCAGCGCTCGTGTACCTCTACAATCCATTCGATTCACACGTGGTCCGGAAAGTTGCCTTGCACCTGCGGGCTTCCTACGAAAGCGATCGCCGTCCAATTTTCATCGTCTACTCCAATCCCGTTCACATACACGAGTTTACAAGCTGCGGCTGGCAGCCTGTAATTCAAGGCAGCGGGTGGGTAGCCTTTAATTATCTCGACTGA
- a CDS encoding DUF535 family protein translates to MFSYFFSRIAHTKIVSSLALGLAILRHAHLLKRMLFARRASALGRYLRVRPEIIEIVYGRFISANWDAATKLNTAISHVETVEAIGGALGAEADIVTDLIELPEGSGYRISLDQPRWLLREGQLALSLWGGPDRIFSVSFSLRADAAGLNAFIGGIQGRRQVEGEEDVLERYRRFTKCAHGVRPRDFILEVFKVFCKVIGVDHILAVAQANHPLSGKSDGFSLAYDEIWQERGGQYDGHGFYALPIGFSTKAEDEIPAKKRSQYRKRSAMFADIEDRLSERLVKQRLERPRPAAELQQGDVRSLDTLLRFLAYAGAIFVLASTNFMGGTWIGFAVGLAFVHATYWMLKGNIPERAGERIRTLARLRRSPIAVRAGVAIAILALGLAVDVQLDADRALGRIFKLYFILVFVSSLCLGTRVTLVVGAVCLVALNFLHLPPRYSFAISNWQEALDLLTFGAMAALVLVIPRLLLASIELGALKRRRIR, encoded by the coding sequence ATGTTCTCTTATTTTTTCTCACGAATAGCTCATACGAAGATTGTGAGCAGCCTCGCGCTCGGCCTCGCAATTCTAAGGCACGCCCATCTTCTGAAACGGATGCTATTCGCGCGGCGAGCTAGTGCGCTCGGTCGCTATCTTCGCGTTCGCCCGGAGATCATCGAGATCGTTTACGGTCGATTCATTTCCGCGAACTGGGATGCTGCAACGAAACTCAATACCGCGATAAGCCATGTCGAAACGGTCGAGGCAATTGGAGGGGCGCTAGGTGCAGAGGCGGACATTGTCACCGATCTGATCGAGCTGCCCGAGGGTTCTGGTTACAGGATCAGTCTTGATCAGCCGCGATGGTTGCTTAGAGAAGGTCAGCTCGCCTTGAGTCTGTGGGGAGGCCCTGACCGGATCTTCAGTGTTAGCTTCTCGTTGCGGGCGGATGCAGCTGGACTAAATGCTTTCATCGGGGGAATTCAGGGGCGACGGCAGGTTGAGGGTGAGGAGGATGTTCTCGAGCGCTATAGGCGTTTCACAAAATGTGCCCATGGTGTTCGCCCTAGAGATTTCATCCTTGAGGTCTTCAAGGTGTTCTGCAAGGTCATTGGCGTTGACCACATTCTAGCCGTAGCGCAAGCCAACCATCCCCTTTCCGGAAAGAGTGACGGATTTTCACTGGCTTATGATGAGATTTGGCAGGAGCGCGGCGGCCAATATGATGGTCATGGATTTTACGCCTTGCCCATTGGTTTTTCGACCAAGGCAGAAGATGAGATTCCGGCCAAGAAGAGGAGTCAATATCGAAAGCGTAGCGCAATGTTTGCGGATATTGAGGACCGATTGTCCGAACGCCTGGTGAAGCAGCGCTTGGAGAGGCCCCGCCCTGCAGCTGAGCTTCAGCAAGGTGACGTAAGGAGCCTGGATACACTGCTGCGGTTTCTGGCTTACGCAGGCGCAATATTCGTTTTAGCGTCCACGAACTTCATGGGCGGGACCTGGATTGGATTTGCGGTTGGCTTGGCTTTCGTCCATGCGACCTACTGGATGCTGAAGGGGAATATCCCCGAGCGAGCTGGCGAGCGAATAAGGACACTGGCTCGACTCAGGCGGAGCCCTATAGCTGTTCGTGCAGGAGTAGCGATAGCCATTCTCGCCTTGGGATTGGCCGTTGATGTCCAATTGGATGCGGACAGAGCGCTGGGAAGAATCTTCAAACTCTATTTCATCCTTGTGTTCGTAAGTTCTCTTTGTCTCGGAACGCGTGTCACCTTAGTTGTCGGTGCGGTTTGTCTTGTGGCTCTTAATTTTCTGCACCTACCACCACGATACAGCTTTGCGATCTCGAATTGGCAAGAGGCCCTGGATCTGCTGACGTTCGGCGCTATGGCAGCCCTAGTTCTGGTGATACCTCGACTCTTGCTCGCTTCCATCGAGCTGGGCGCGCTCAAGCGCCGGCGCATTAGATAG